AGTGGTAGTGTGACAACTGCGAGTCTGGGAGTAGGTAATGCAGGTGATTTAACTGTGAATGCGACGGAATGGATTAATATCAGTGGTCACTCACCAAATATTAGCTATGGTAGTAATATTTCTTCAACAGTTAGCTCTCTGAGTGCCAGTTATTATTCCCAATTAATCAATGTGAGTAAAATTCCGAGAGGTTCATCCGGACAAGTGACTGTTAATAGTCCTATCCTCAAAATTAGTAATGAAGCCAGAATTAATACTGGTAACTATGGAATTGGGAATGCAGGTGCGCTGAATATCAATACAGAAAGACTGGAGTTAAATAAGGGCTTTTTAGCTAGTTTTACAGCTTCAGGACAAGGCGGTAGTATGAATATCCAAAGCGACGCCCTCATTCTTCGAGATCACAGTCTAATTATAGGAACTGCTCTCGGTTCAGGAGATGGTGGCAATATTATAATTAATTCACCAGTGATTGTTGGATTCAATAACAGTGACATTACGGCTAATGCAGTCACAGGTCGTGGTGGTAATATTAACATCACAACTCAAGGTATCTTTGGACTAAAGTTTCGCCCCCAACTAACTTCAGAAAATGACATTACAGCCAGTTCTCAATTTGGTATTAATGGTACAGTTGATATTAATAATGTTGGCGTTGACCCCAATTCTGGCTTAATTGAACTACCAGCAAATCTTAGTGATTCATCCCAACAAATTACTAGTGGTTGTGATGTCAACCAAGGTAGTAGTTTTGTCGCTACAGGAAGAGGTGGAATACCTGAAAATCCCAATCAAGAAGTGAGGAGCGATACCTACGGTGGGCTATATAGCCTACGCCCCTGGTCTGATACCCGTGATATCTCCACATCCCGCAAAGCCCAACCAGCACAAGCCAAAATTCTCCCATCCCCAGAAACCCTTGTCCAAGCTACATCCTGGCGAAGAAACGCTCAAGGAAAAGTGGAATTAGTTGCAGCTAAATCTTCCACTCCAGTGCCAACATTAAGCTGCTCCGCGATAACCAAATAACCTCAAAACCTAAATCAAATTATCAGTATTTTTTCTATTCATTTAGCAACCGAAGGAAAACAAACTTTGTTGCTATCTTTTCCCTGTGTTACAAAAAGTCATTGTGTTAGAAATTATGGGATTTAGGGAATTTTAAATCTGAGGAAGTAAAATCATGAAAGGGAGAATTAGGTGATGAGGGGAATTACGATAGAAAATAGCTGGAAAACTAACATATTCCCATCTATATTGACAACAGCATTTCTCACATCGGTAATGATTTTACCTGTTGTTGCACAAGTAGCATCAGATGGGACAACTAAGACCATTGTCAACCCCAATAGCAATATTTTTACAATTATTAATGGTACTGCAAAGGGTAATAATTTATTTCATAGTTTCAGCAATTTCTCTGTACCTACGGGCAGTGAAGCCAGATTTGATTTAGTAAATACGCCTAATATTACAAATATTTTTAGTCGAGTAACTGGTGGAAATATTTCTAATATTGATGGATTAATTAAAACTATTAATAATAATCCCAACAATGCTGTCAGTTTATTTTTAATGAATCCCAATGGGATTATATTTGGACAAAATGCCAAGTTAGATATTAGCGGCTCCTTTATAGGGACGACAGCCAATAGTATTAAGTTTGCGGATGGAGTCGAATTTAGTGCAGTTAATGCCACTGCTAACCCCTTGTTAACCATGAGCGTACCAATTGGCTTACAAATGGGACAAAATTCGGGCAAAATTACCGTACAAGGAACTGGACATCTGATTACTAACGGATTTTTTGCCCCTGCCGATCGCAGCCAAAATCCCATCGGATTACAAATTAAAGCAGGTAATACTTTGGCATTGATTGCTAAAGGTGTAAATTTCTCTAGTGGTGTTGTTACTACAAATGGAGGTGGACACCTAGAAGTAGGTAGCATTAGCGATGGCTTAGTCAAGCTCAACTTCACTTCCACTGGATTAGTTGGAGACTATTCCGCAGTCAGTCAATTCAACGACATTAATTTCGCAAAACAATCTTTGTTAGATGCCAGTGGTAGCGGTAGTTCAATTCAATTACAAGGACGGAATATTCGCTTCACAGAAGGTTCTGGTGCTTTGCTACACAACTTTGGGATACAACAACCCGCGAAGGGAATTACAGTCAAAGCCACTGAGACTGTTAGCCTCGCAGGGAATACATCCGATGGTAAATTAAGCAGTTTTATCCAAATCGACAACTTAGGTATCACACCAACTGGAGATATTAGCCTTGCAGCCGCGCAATTATCCCTCAAAGATGGAGCAAACATCCATAACTGGACATTTACACCCATAAATGGTGGCAATATTACAGCCAATATTACAGGCGCGATCGCAGTCGATGGATTTGTCCCCACCAATCCCATCGTTTCAACTTCCATCACCTCCATCACATTGAATTCTGGTAAAGCCGGTGATATTAAAGTCTCAGCTCATGACCTGAGAGTTCTCAATAGTGGCAGTATTAGTACTTTATCCGCAGGCTCCGGACAGGCTGGAATTTTACAATTCAAGATAGCAGATTTACTTGAAATTGCTGGCAATAACCCCTTTACCACATTATCAAGTTCAGTAATTTCATCGGCTAGTAACACAGGAGATTCTGGTAGCACTTTCATCAATACATCTAGATTAGTGATTCGAGACAGTGGCATACTAGGGTCTAGTACTGTGGCTTCAGGTGCAGCAGGTAACGTAATAGTCAATGCTTCCAAATCTGTAGAGGTTAGAGGCAGATCTGGTGGTTCAATTCTTCCTGCTCGCATTGCTTCAAGTGCCGAAATTCTCGATCCAGTTACTCAAGCCGTGCTTAAACTTCCTGCCATTCCTACTGGTAAAGCTGGTTCCCTCACCATTAACACCCCTTTGTTAAAAGTCACAGACGGAGGATTAGTCACTGTTAGAAATGATGGACCGAACAGTGCAGGAGATTTGCAGATTAATGCCAACGCAATTTTTCTCAACAACCAAGGTATTATTAACGCATCAACTGCTTCTGGGAATGGGGGAGATGTCAAATTAAATATACAAGATTATCTGCTGATACGTCACAATAGCCTTATTTCTGCCACCGCAGCAGGTAAGGGTAATGGTGGTAATGTGTCAATTAACGTACCAATCGCAATTGGATTAGAAAACAGCGATATTATTGCCAACGCTTTTGAAGGTAAGGGCGGCAATATTAACATTACAACGGAAGGAATTATTGGTCTAGAATTCCGTGATACTCTCACTCCCAGAACTGACCTCACTAATGATATTACCGCCAGTTCCCAATTTAATATCAACGGTAATGTAGAAATTAATAATGTTGGCGTTGACCCCAATTCTGGCTTAATTGAACTACCAGCAAATCTTAGTGATTCATCTCAACAAATAGCTAGTGGTTGTGATGTCAAGCAAGGTAGTAGTTTTGTTGCTACAGGGAGAGGTGGAATACCGCAAAACCCCAATCAAGAATTGAGGAGCGATACCTACGGTGGGCTATATAGCCTACGCCCCTGGTCTGATACCCGTGATATCTTCACATACCGCAAAGCCCAACCAGCACAAGCCAAAATTCTCCCATCCCCAGAAACCCTTGTCCAAGCCACATCCTGGCGAAGAAATTCCCAAGGGAAAGTGGAATTAGTTGCAGCTAAATCTTCCACTCCAGTGCCAACATTAAGCTGCTCTGGGATAACCAAATAACATCAAAACATAAATCCAATTATCAGTATTTTTTCTATTAATCTAGCAACTGGAGGAGAAACAACTTTCCCTGTTGCCCAAAAAATCATGGTGTTAGAAATCATGGGATTTAGGGAATCTTACACCTAAGGAACTAAAGTCATAGAAGGGAGCATTAGGTGATGATGGGAATTACGATAGAAAATAACTGGAAAACTAACATATTCGCATCTATATTAACAACAGCATTTCTCACATCAGGAATGATTTCACCTGTTGTTGCACAAGTAGCATCAGATGGGACAACAAAGACCATTGTCAACCCCAATAGTAATATTTTTACAATTATTAATGGTACTGCAAAGGGTAATAATTTATTTCATAGTTTCAGTAATTTCTCTGTACCTACGGGTAGGGAAGCCAGATTTGATTTAGTAAATACGCCTAATATTACAAATATTTTTAGTCGAGTAACTGGTGGAAATATTTCTAATATTGATGGATTAATTAAAACTATTAATAATAATCCCAATAATGCTGTCAGTTTATTTTTAATGAATCCTAATGGGATTATCTTTGGACAAAATGCCAAATTAGATATTAGCGGTTCATTTGTGGGTACCACGGCTAATAGCATTAATTTTGCCGATGGAGTCGAATTTAGTGCAGTTAATGCCACTGCTAACCCCTTGTTAACCATGAGCGTACCCGTGGGACTACAACTAGGAGCCAATGCTGGTCCTATCCAAGTACAAGGGACAGATTTACGAGTTACAACTGGGCAAACGCTAGCATTTGTCGGTAGTCAAATCAATATGACAGGAGCAAAGCTGAGGGCATCAGATGGACAGGTTCAGTTATGGGCTTTAGGAAATGCTCAAATCCAAATAGACAATCAAGGCGGATGGAAATTAACGAGTCCTACAGCTAACTGGGGCACAATCACATTACAACAAGCTTCATTAGTCGATGCGAGTGGAATGAATGGGGGTGCAATTAATATTCGGGGACGCGGTTTAACTGTGCAGGATGGGTCAAATATTAGTTCTATTACCTTTAAAGGTCAAGGTAAGGGTATTACCGTCCAAACCACAGACTTTGTTGATCTAATGGGTGCGTCTCTTCCAGGACAAGCTGGACCTGGTATCGGAACCAATGTTGGTAGCTTTTTTGGACCTCCAGCAACTGGACGAGCTGGAGATGTTACCGTTGAGACTGGACACTTACGCTTATTAAATGGAGCTTGGCTTCAATCCTCCTCTTCTGGGAACAATTCCAGATCGGGAGATGTCACCGTTCGAGCTTCAAATGTTGAGGTCGTGGGAGTGAACCCATTTCTCAATATGCCTACTTCTATCACCACCACACTCTTTAGCGGTAAGAACAATGAGAGTGGAAAGATTACTGTCGAGGCAAATCTGATAAGGGTACGAGATGGGGGAATTATCAGTACAGCTCTTGTCCCTATCAATCCTGCCTTTTCTCCCACAGGTAAAGCTGGAGATATCTCAATCAAAGCGACTGAAAGCTTGGAAATATCGGGATATACACCCTATAAATTGCTGTCTGGAGTGTCTACGGGAATTGGACCAACAAAAGGAGATGGGGGAAATATCTCAATAGATGTTGGACGTTTGCAGATATTTAATGGTGGGACTATCCGGAGTACTTTATCAGGAAAAGGGAAAGCTGGAAACATCACCATTAAGGCACAGGAGATAGAAGTCAGCGATCCAGAAATTGATTATTCGAGCAAGTTACCCGGTGGCATCACTGTTTCTACGGGTAACAATTCAGTTGGTACTGGTGGAAATATCACCTTAACAGCTGACAAACTACGCTTATTTAATGGAGGGCAAATATCCTCTTCTACTCAGGGTAAGGTTTCTGCGGGGAATATTAACTTGCAAGTCAAAAATATTGATGTGCAGGGAATATCTAAGCCACTAAGTAACGGTAAGATTTTACCTAGTAGCATTACAGCATCTTCAACAACGAAATTTGCTGCGGGGTCTGTAAACATCATCCAATCTGAGACCGTGAGTGTTCGAGATGGGGCAAAAATCACCGTTAGTAATATTGGTACTGGGGATGCAGGAAACCTGAATATTACCGCTCATAAGCTGTTTCTAGATTATGGAGCTAGCTTAGAAGCAGAGGTTAATGGTGGTAATCAGGGGAATATCTATCTTCAACTTCGTGACGCGCTGTTGCTGCGACATGGTAGTAATATTGCCACAAGTGCTACAGATAATTCCACAGGAGGAAACATCACAATTAATTCTCCTGTAATTGTCGGTTTAGAAAATAGCAATATTATTGCCAATGCATTCAAAGGTAAGGGCGGCAATATTAACATTACAACGGAAGGAATTATTGGTTTAGAATTTCGTGATACCCTCACCCCCAGAACTGACCTCAGCAATGATATTACCGCCAGTTCCCAATTCAATCTCAACGGTAATGTAGAAATTAATAATGTTGGCGTTGACCCCAATTCTGGCTTAATTGAACTACCAGCAAATCTCAGTGATTCATCCCAACAAATTACTAGTGGTTGTGATGTCAACCAAGGTAGTAGTTTTGTCGCTACAGGGAGAGGTGGAATACCGCAAAACCCCAGTCAGGAATTAAGGAGCGATACCTACGGTGGGCTATATAGCCTACGCCCCTGGTCTGATACCCGTGATATCTCCACATACCGCAAAGCCCAACCAGCACAAACCAAAATTCTCCCATCCCCAGAAACCCTTGTCCAAGCCACATCCTGGCGAAGAAATTCCCAAGGAAAAGTGGAATTAGTTGCAGCTAAATCTTCCACTCCAGTGCCAACATTAAGCTGTTCCGCGATAACCAAATAACATCAAAACATAAATCCAATTATCAGTATTTTTTCTATTCATCTAGCAACGAAAGGAAAACAAACTTTGTTGCTATGCTTTCCCTGTGTTACAAACAACCATTGTGTTAGAAATCATGGGATTTAGGGAATTTTAAATCTGAGGAAGTAAAATCATGAAAGGGAGAATTAGGTGATGAGGGGAATTACGATAGAAAATAGCTCGAAAACTAACATATTCCCATCTATATTGACAACAGCATTTCTCACATCAGTAATGATTATACCTGTTGTTGCACAAGTAGCATCAGATGGGACAACTAAGACAATTGTCAACCCCAATAGCAATATTTTTACAATTATTAATGGTACTGCAAAGGGTAATAATTTATTTCATAGTTTCAGCAATTTCTCTGTACCGACAAATGGTTCCGCAATCTTTGATTTAGTAAATACGCCTGATATTACAACTATTTTTAGTCGAGTAACTGGTGGCAATATTTCTAATATTGATGGATTAATTAAAACTATTAATAATAATCCCAACAATGCTGTCAGTTTATTTTTAATGAATCCCAATGGGATTATATTTGGACAAAATGCCAAGTTAGATATTAGCGGCTCCTTTGTAGGGACGACAGCCAATAGTATTAAGTTTGCGGATGGAGTCGAATTTAGTGCAGTTAATGCCACTGCTAACCCCTTGTTAACCATGAGCGTACCCATTGGCTTACAAATGGGAAATAATCCTACCCCCATCACCTTTCAAGGTACAGGTCATGCCCTAACAACTACCAATACCCTCGCTCCCATCACATACAACCCCAGTACCTCAGAACTGAGAGTAAAACCAGGAAAAACCTTAGCAATGGTAGGGGGTAACTTAAATCTCACTGGAGCAACCTTGAACGCGCCCCAAGGACGGGTAGAATTGGGAAGCTTAGGCGGAGTTGGACTAGTCAGTTTAAACCCCATCTCCCAAGGTTATCAATTAAGTTACC
The Calothrix sp. 336/3 DNA segment above includes these coding regions:
- a CDS encoding S-layer family protein, with translation MRGITIENSWKTNIFPSILTTAFLTSVMILPVVAQVASDGTTKTIVNPNSNIFTIINGTAKGNNLFHSFSNFSVPTGSEARFDLVNTPNITNIFSRVTGGNISNIDGLIKTINNNPNNAVSLFLMNPNGIIFGQNAKLDISGSFIGTTANSIKFADGVEFSAVNATANPLLTMSVPIGLQMGQNSGKITVQGTGHLITNGFFAPADRSQNPIGLQIKAGNTLALIAKGVNFSSGVVTTNGGGHLEVGSISDGLVKLNFTSTGLVGDYSAVSQFNDINFAKQSLLDASGSGSSIQLQGRNIRFTEGSGALLHNFGIQQPAKGITVKATETVSLAGNTSDGKLSSFIQIDNLGITPTGDISLAAAQLSLKDGANIHNWTFTPINGGNITANITGAIAVDGFVPTNPIVSTSITSITLNSGKAGDIKVSAHDLRVLNSGSISTLSAGSGQAGILQFKIADLLEIAGNNPFTTLSSSVISSASNTGDSGSTFINTSRLVIRDSGILGSSTVASGAAGNVIVNASKSVEVRGRSGGSILPARIASSAEILDPVTQAVLKLPAIPTGKAGSLTINTPLLKVTDGGLVTVRNDGPNSAGDLQINANAIFLNNQGIINASTASGNGGDVKLNIQDYLLIRHNSLISATAAGKGNGGNVSINVPIAIGLENSDIIANAFEGKGGNINITTEGIIGLEFRDTLTPRTDLTNDITASSQFNINGNVEINNVGVDPNSGLIELPANLSDSSQQIASGCDVKQGSSFVATGRGGIPQNPNQELRSDTYGGLYSLRPWSDTRDIFTYRKAQPAQAKILPSPETLVQATSWRRNSQGKVELVAAKSSTPVPTLSCSGITK
- a CDS encoding S-layer family protein; the encoded protein is MMGITIENNWKTNIFASILTTAFLTSGMISPVVAQVASDGTTKTIVNPNSNIFTIINGTAKGNNLFHSFSNFSVPTGREARFDLVNTPNITNIFSRVTGGNISNIDGLIKTINNNPNNAVSLFLMNPNGIIFGQNAKLDISGSFVGTTANSINFADGVEFSAVNATANPLLTMSVPVGLQLGANAGPIQVQGTDLRVTTGQTLAFVGSQINMTGAKLRASDGQVQLWALGNAQIQIDNQGGWKLTSPTANWGTITLQQASLVDASGMNGGAINIRGRGLTVQDGSNISSITFKGQGKGITVQTTDFVDLMGASLPGQAGPGIGTNVGSFFGPPATGRAGDVTVETGHLRLLNGAWLQSSSSGNNSRSGDVTVRASNVEVVGVNPFLNMPTSITTTLFSGKNNESGKITVEANLIRVRDGGIISTALVPINPAFSPTGKAGDISIKATESLEISGYTPYKLLSGVSTGIGPTKGDGGNISIDVGRLQIFNGGTIRSTLSGKGKAGNITIKAQEIEVSDPEIDYSSKLPGGITVSTGNNSVGTGGNITLTADKLRLFNGGQISSSTQGKVSAGNINLQVKNIDVQGISKPLSNGKILPSSITASSTTKFAAGSVNIIQSETVSVRDGAKITVSNIGTGDAGNLNITAHKLFLDYGASLEAEVNGGNQGNIYLQLRDALLLRHGSNIATSATDNSTGGNITINSPVIVGLENSNIIANAFKGKGGNINITTEGIIGLEFRDTLTPRTDLSNDITASSQFNLNGNVEINNVGVDPNSGLIELPANLSDSSQQITSGCDVNQGSSFVATGRGGIPQNPSQELRSDTYGGLYSLRPWSDTRDISTYRKAQPAQTKILPSPETLVQATSWRRNSQGKVELVAAKSSTPVPTLSCSAITK